The Kitasatospora paranensis genome has a window encoding:
- a CDS encoding diaminopimelate decarboxylase, which yields MEVFYSLKSNPNRGVYDVLHSAGARAEVSSLAELRIVLEAGTDPYDIVFLGPGKSEQEITACVAGGIYAIVCESFAELDLIDRTAAEHGVRQRVLLRVNPAFSIAGSRLTMGGKPRQFGIDEAELLTAGPALAAYRHADVAGVQVYLGTRILDADVIVRNTAHILDIAERIARATGIRLEAVDIGGGLGVPYFDGEHELDAAALAKDLNPLLDAFAAAHPDTRLIMESGRYLTALGGTYLMRVRYTKESMGERFAVADGGTHHHMAAVGIGSFVKRNFPVGLLSRRTDPAEAVGPWNVAGPLCTPNDTIAKGVALPELQPGDLIGVLRSGAYGPSASPVYFLSHGYPAEVVLRRGRSYLVRTRDTADDILAKQATHPELRRNGNTD from the coding sequence CTGGAGGTCTTCTACTCGCTCAAGTCGAACCCGAACCGGGGCGTCTACGACGTCCTGCACTCCGCCGGCGCCCGGGCCGAGGTCTCCTCCCTCGCCGAGCTGCGCATCGTGCTGGAAGCGGGGACGGACCCGTACGACATCGTCTTCCTGGGCCCGGGCAAGAGCGAGCAGGAGATCACCGCCTGCGTAGCGGGCGGGATCTACGCGATCGTCTGCGAGTCGTTCGCCGAACTCGACCTGATCGACCGGACGGCGGCCGAGCACGGTGTCCGCCAGCGGGTCCTGCTGCGTGTCAACCCGGCCTTCTCCATTGCCGGTTCGCGGCTGACCATGGGCGGCAAACCGCGCCAGTTCGGCATCGACGAAGCCGAACTCCTCACCGCCGGGCCCGCCCTGGCCGCCTACCGGCACGCCGACGTGGCCGGCGTCCAGGTCTACCTGGGCACCCGCATCCTCGACGCCGACGTGATCGTCCGGAACACCGCGCACATCCTCGACATCGCCGAACGCATCGCCCGGGCCACCGGGATCCGGCTGGAGGCGGTGGACATCGGCGGCGGCCTCGGCGTGCCGTACTTCGACGGCGAGCACGAACTCGACGCCGCCGCACTGGCCAAGGACCTCAACCCGCTGCTGGACGCCTTCGCCGCGGCCCACCCCGACACCCGGCTCATCATGGAGTCCGGCCGGTACCTGACCGCCCTCGGCGGCACCTACCTGATGCGGGTGCGCTACACCAAGGAGTCGATGGGCGAGCGGTTCGCGGTGGCGGACGGCGGAACCCACCACCACATGGCCGCGGTCGGCATCGGATCCTTCGTCAAGCGCAACTTCCCGGTCGGGCTGCTCTCCCGCCGCACCGACCCCGCCGAGGCCGTCGGCCCGTGGAACGTCGCCGGCCCGCTCTGCACGCCGAACGACACCATCGCCAAGGGCGTCGCCCTGCCGGAGCTGCAGCCCGGCGACCTCATCGGCGTCCTGCGGTCGGGCGCCTACGGGCCCTCCGCCTCGCCGGTGTACTTCCTCAGCCACGGCTACCCGGCCGAGGTCGTGCTGCGGCGCGGCCGCTCGTACCTGGTGCGCACCCGGGACACGGCCGACGACATCCTCGCCAAGCAGGCGACCCATCCCGAGCTGCGCCGGAACGGCAACACCGACTGA
- a CDS encoding PP2C family protein-serine/threonine phosphatase yields MEPAADAAEHLLTVVNAQSAAQRAHLLTGDPQYLTELDAGAGAAAETFAELNRQATAVAGLHLDLARLEHDLASWLAVLRAPVPAPAAPVPAAPTPASPVPSAAATAATTEAAAEAVRAADPAPLLAGTARIADGVAAEKQRLQAATSSDRTRMMVLVGALTAVLPALVGVLVVLGLRRLARPLADLERQVREAAHGDLTAPVVDGSARPGLLRGLFAELEGIRGLMTELRWDARRDQEALDQHGEAAVAVFEFLVAHSEPGPGVDAHGYLVAAEGLVAGDFCDVLALPDGRTALVQGDASGHGVQAGLAGAAAKAGVSGALRLGHGPQVAVEAAWGALADEDERFVTLAVAVLDPRAGTVEWVNAGHEPPVLRRADGAVERLDGTGPLVSSMIDPADRPWTTARTARAPGDLLVLATGVRRRTARSGAGRRPPRRSGHRRLHPVPGGRPARHRLAARRHHHPRRGAHRLNRHPRHPATGRSPGRRDTPAGRPFRAAARRPAGRRVDPAVAG; encoded by the coding sequence CTGGAGCCGGCCGCCGACGCCGCCGAACACCTCCTCACCGTGGTCAACGCGCAGTCGGCCGCCCAGCGCGCCCATCTGCTGACCGGCGACCCGCAGTACCTCACGGAGCTCGACGCCGGGGCGGGCGCGGCCGCCGAGACCTTCGCCGAACTCAACCGGCAGGCGACCGCGGTCGCGGGCCTGCACCTCGACCTCGCGCGGCTGGAGCACGACCTGGCGTCCTGGCTCGCCGTCCTGCGGGCACCGGTCCCGGCACCCGCCGCTCCGGTCCCCGCCGCTCCGACGCCCGCCTCCCCGGTGCCGTCCGCGGCCGCCACCGCAGCCACCACCGAGGCCGCCGCCGAGGCCGTCCGCGCCGCCGACCCGGCTCCCCTCCTCGCGGGCACGGCGCGCATCGCCGACGGCGTGGCCGCGGAGAAGCAGCGCCTCCAGGCCGCGACCTCCTCGGACCGCACCCGGATGATGGTCCTCGTCGGCGCGCTCACGGCCGTGCTGCCGGCGCTGGTCGGCGTGCTGGTCGTGCTGGGGCTGCGGCGGCTCGCGCGGCCCCTCGCCGACCTGGAGCGACAGGTCCGGGAGGCCGCGCACGGCGACCTGACCGCTCCCGTGGTCGACGGGTCGGCCCGGCCCGGCCTGCTGCGCGGGCTCTTCGCGGAACTCGAAGGGATCCGCGGCCTGATGACGGAACTGCGATGGGACGCCCGGCGGGACCAGGAGGCGCTCGACCAGCACGGCGAGGCGGCCGTCGCGGTCTTCGAGTTCCTGGTGGCGCACTCCGAGCCCGGGCCGGGGGTCGACGCGCACGGGTACCTGGTCGCCGCCGAGGGTCTGGTCGCCGGGGACTTCTGTGACGTCCTCGCACTGCCGGACGGCAGGACCGCCCTCGTCCAGGGCGACGCCTCGGGCCATGGCGTGCAGGCCGGGCTCGCCGGGGCCGCGGCCAAGGCCGGGGTGTCGGGCGCGCTGCGGCTCGGTCACGGCCCGCAGGTCGCGGTCGAGGCGGCGTGGGGTGCCCTCGCGGACGAGGACGAGAGGTTCGTCACGCTCGCGGTCGCCGTCCTGGATCCGCGGGCCGGGACGGTCGAGTGGGTCAACGCCGGCCATGAGCCGCCCGTGCTGCGACGGGCGGACGGCGCCGTCGAGCGGCTCGACGGCACCGGCCCCCTGGTCAGTTCGATGATCGACCCGGCCGACCGGCCGTGGACGACCGCCCGGACCGCGAGAGCCCCCGGCGACCTGCTGGTCCTCGCCACCGGAGTTCGGCGGCGGACGGCTCGAAGCGGCGCTGGCCGCCGCCCGCCCCGTCGATCCGGCCACCGCCGTCTCCACCCTGTACCTGGCGGCCGACCGGCACGGCATCGACTGGCAGCGCGACGACATCACCATCCTCGCCGCGGCGCCCACCGCCTGAACCGCCACCCCCGCCACCCCGCCACCGGCCGGTCACCGGGTCGACGGGACACGCCGGCCGGCCGTCCCTTCCGGGCGGCGGCGCGGCGCCCCGCCGGACGGCGGGTTGATCCGGCCGTGGCAGGATGA
- a CDS encoding GNAT family N-acetyltransferase translates to MFEQNSEGADVRPLRSLPVPELTDGTTVLRQPSTADAATVLAGTRDPLVREFMQGVIPHQDLDAAARWLADVPARLWALDRAAYFSVAFADEGPSVGWAELVDLRPDEGAAEAAVWLLPEARSMRTATSALRQLCRFGFEQLGLARIDAYAAADNMPVQVVGAYIGFRRAGFRPGLFRSSRTHALHDAVHATLLPDDLC, encoded by the coding sequence ATGTTCGAACAGAACAGCGAGGGGGCTGACGTGCGCCCTCTGCGTTCTCTCCCCGTACCCGAGCTGACCGACGGCACGACGGTGCTCCGGCAACCGTCGACCGCGGACGCCGCGACCGTCCTGGCCGGCACCCGCGACCCGCTGGTCCGCGAGTTCATGCAGGGCGTGATTCCCCATCAGGACCTCGACGCGGCCGCACGGTGGCTGGCCGACGTGCCCGCCCGGCTCTGGGCGCTGGACCGCGCCGCCTACTTCTCGGTGGCGTTCGCGGACGAAGGGCCGTCCGTGGGCTGGGCCGAGCTGGTCGACCTGCGTCCGGACGAGGGTGCCGCGGAGGCCGCGGTCTGGCTGCTGCCCGAGGCCCGGAGCATGCGAACGGCCACCTCGGCCCTGCGCCAGCTCTGCCGGTTCGGCTTCGAGCAGCTCGGGCTGGCCCGGATTGACGCGTACGCTGCGGCAGATAACATGCCAGTTCAGGTGGTTGGTGCATACATCGGCTTCCGCCGCGCCGGATTCCGCCCCGGGCTGTTCCGCAGCTCGCGGACCCACGCGCTGCACGATGCCGTTCACGCCACCCTGCTGCCTGACGACCTGTGCTGA
- a CDS encoding group II truncated hemoglobin, whose product MIVEYIRYRVPSERHAAFESAYGRAAVPLGTAPQCVEYELTRCTDEPECYVLRIVWTSADDHTTGFRGSPVFQDFLAEIRPYIADIEEMRHYEHTGVAGRGGSVPTLYAWAGGAEAFERLTECFYAHVLKDDLIGPLFAHMDPGHPRFVAMWLAEVFGGPARYTAERGGYSHMLGQHLGKAITEPQRRRWIGLLLDAADEVRLPADPEFRAAFVGYLEWGTRLALSNSQPGARPVTTAPVPHWGWGSPRRTGPDRSAREGRGRRPRTLGGRPENDPTGRGPWRRARRRQYWRAGVSGGCRT is encoded by the coding sequence ATGATCGTCGAGTACATCCGCTACCGGGTCCCGTCGGAGCGGCACGCAGCGTTCGAGTCCGCCTACGGCCGGGCCGCGGTCCCGCTGGGCACGGCGCCGCAGTGCGTGGAGTACGAGCTCACCCGCTGCACCGACGAACCCGAGTGCTACGTGCTGCGCATCGTCTGGACATCGGCCGACGACCACACCACCGGCTTCCGGGGCAGCCCGGTCTTCCAGGACTTCCTCGCCGAGATCCGCCCCTACATCGCGGACATCGAGGAGATGCGCCACTACGAGCACACCGGCGTGGCCGGCCGGGGAGGGTCCGTCCCGACCCTGTACGCGTGGGCCGGCGGCGCCGAGGCCTTCGAGCGGCTCACCGAGTGCTTCTACGCCCATGTCCTGAAGGACGATCTGATCGGGCCGCTGTTCGCCCACATGGATCCCGGGCACCCGCGCTTCGTCGCGATGTGGCTCGCCGAGGTCTTCGGCGGCCCCGCCCGCTACACCGCCGAACGGGGCGGCTACTCCCACATGCTGGGGCAGCACCTGGGCAAGGCCATCACCGAGCCGCAGCGCCGCCGCTGGATCGGTCTGCTGCTCGACGCCGCGGACGAGGTCCGGCTGCCCGCCGACCCGGAATTTCGCGCCGCCTTCGTCGGCTATCTGGAGTGGGGTACCCGGCTGGCACTCAGCAACTCGCAGCCCGGGGCCCGGCCCGTCACCACCGCACCCGTCCCGCACTGGGGCTGGGGGTCGCCCCGCCGTACCGGTCCTGACCGGTCAGCACGCGAGGGGCGGGGCCGCCGCCCGCGTACGCTCGGCGGCAGACCGGAGAACGATCCGACAGGGAGAGGACCATGGCGCAGAGCACGGAGAAGGCAGTACTGGCGGGCGGGTGTTTCTGGGGGATGCAGGACCTGA
- a CDS encoding ATP-grasp domain-containing protein has product MSAHDPAPADGFGARLKAALVGDPTARFVYVNNFEVERVWGRGEPNLPGTGLSFSSATVNRIEEVGVLLADAQDVVVLKDAVDSDYAGYLAALGAAEGTHLTVDRNVPERSVTLDALESPRLLAALRALADGRTYLMPLGISADEERLAEAAGLPLAGPGAVVCKEVNGKIFSRELVDAAGLTAIPGAVCRTLDELAEALSVHLAAEGSRVVVKESLGVSGRGMVVLDDPKRGAQLLRMLERRAGADGRVSVVVERWIEKQADLNYQFVVGRDGGVRFETVKTALTENGVHRGHLFPPALRPDQVDELRAAAEVIGKQLAAAGYFGLAGVDALLGADGTLYPCLEINARFNMATYQNRIAEHLIRDGQSALATTFDLKPERVHGFDEVRAALGDLLLHRADRDGRGPRGVLINNFATLNATFLAGGKPYGRLYAICVGDDEQDVRRTRSGRRPC; this is encoded by the coding sequence ATGTCTGCACACGACCCCGCGCCGGCCGACGGCTTCGGCGCCCGGCTCAAGGCCGCCCTGGTCGGGGATCCGACCGCCCGCTTCGTGTACGTCAACAACTTCGAGGTCGAGCGCGTCTGGGGCCGGGGCGAACCGAACCTGCCCGGCACCGGCCTCTCCTTCTCCTCGGCGACGGTCAACCGGATCGAGGAGGTCGGCGTCCTGCTCGCCGACGCGCAGGACGTGGTGGTGCTCAAGGACGCCGTCGACTCCGACTACGCCGGGTACCTGGCGGCCCTGGGCGCCGCCGAGGGCACGCACCTGACGGTGGACCGGAACGTGCCGGAGCGGTCGGTCACCCTGGACGCGCTCGAATCGCCGCGTCTGCTGGCCGCCCTGCGGGCCCTCGCCGACGGCCGCACCTACCTGATGCCGCTCGGCATCTCGGCGGACGAGGAACGCCTCGCCGAGGCCGCGGGCCTGCCCCTGGCCGGACCCGGCGCCGTCGTTTGCAAGGAGGTCAACGGCAAGATCTTCAGCCGCGAACTGGTGGACGCCGCCGGGCTGACCGCGATCCCGGGCGCCGTCTGCCGGACACTGGACGAGCTCGCCGAGGCGCTCTCCGTCCACCTGGCCGCGGAGGGCTCCCGGGTGGTGGTGAAGGAGTCGCTCGGAGTCTCCGGCCGCGGCATGGTGGTGCTCGACGACCCGAAGCGCGGTGCGCAGCTGCTGCGGATGCTGGAGCGGCGCGCGGGCGCGGACGGGCGGGTCTCCGTCGTCGTCGAACGCTGGATCGAGAAGCAGGCCGACCTGAACTACCAGTTCGTCGTCGGCCGCGACGGCGGCGTGCGGTTCGAGACCGTGAAGACCGCGCTGACCGAGAACGGCGTGCACCGCGGGCACCTCTTCCCGCCGGCCCTGCGGCCGGACCAGGTCGACGAACTGCGGGCGGCCGCCGAGGTGATCGGCAAACAGCTCGCCGCGGCCGGGTACTTCGGACTCGCCGGCGTCGACGCGCTGCTCGGCGCGGACGGCACGCTCTACCCGTGCCTGGAGATCAACGCCCGCTTCAACATGGCGACCTACCAGAACCGGATCGCCGAACACCTGATCCGGGACGGGCAGTCCGCGCTCGCCACCACCTTCGACCTCAAGCCCGAGCGCGTGCACGGCTTCGACGAGGTACGCGCCGCCCTCGGCGACCTGCTCCTCCACCGCGCGGACCGGGACGGCCGCGGCCCGCGCGGCGTACTGATCAACAACTTCGCAACCCTGAACGCGACGTTCCTGGCCGGCGGGAAGCCGTACGGCCGCCTCTACGCGATCTGCGTCGGCGACGACGAACAGGACGTGCGGCGGACGAGGAGCGGACGGAGACCCTGCTGA
- a CDS encoding TetR/AcrR family transcriptional regulator: MSNPNPNPGRVGRVRDAGIDARILAVAGRHLSVFGYERMSLAAVAQEAGTTRQALYRRWAGKAELAAAAVAAIEDDAGAGGPSGGPCASGAFDGPAAELFAALVAELADFRRGVSRPGRLSLVGTMLQETTDPAVAARYRARVIAPRRSRLLAVLQEAQRSGLLAADADLEVALTMCTGSWYGRALAGDPAPPDWPARTAALVWRALGGLPPEVGRR; this comes from the coding sequence ATGTCGAACCCGAACCCGAACCCCGGTCGCGTGGGCCGCGTCCGTGACGCCGGCATCGATGCCCGGATCCTCGCCGTCGCCGGGCGCCACCTGTCCGTCTTCGGCTACGAGCGGATGTCCCTGGCGGCGGTGGCGCAGGAGGCCGGCACCACCCGGCAGGCGCTCTACCGGCGGTGGGCGGGCAAGGCGGAGTTGGCCGCGGCGGCCGTCGCGGCGATCGAGGACGACGCGGGCGCCGGCGGGCCATCCGGTGGGCCCTGTGCGTCCGGGGCGTTCGACGGTCCTGCTGCGGAGCTCTTCGCCGCTCTCGTGGCCGAGCTGGCGGACTTCCGGCGCGGCGTCTCCCGCCCCGGACGGCTCTCACTGGTCGGGACGATGCTGCAGGAGACCACGGATCCCGCCGTCGCGGCCCGCTACCGGGCGCGCGTCATCGCGCCGCGCCGCAGCCGGCTGCTCGCCGTCCTGCAGGAGGCGCAGCGGAGCGGCCTCCTCGCCGCGGACGCCGACCTGGAGGTGGCGCTGACCATGTGCACCGGCAGCTGGTACGGCCGCGCGCTCGCCGGAGACCCGGCTCCGCCCGACTGGCCCGCCCGCACCGCCGCTCTGGTCTGGCGTGCGCTGGGGGGTCTGCCGCCGGAGGTCGGCCGCCGCTGA
- the msrA gene encoding peptide-methionine (S)-S-oxide reductase MsrA, protein MAQSTEKAVLAGGCFWGMQDLIRKQPGVTATRVGYSGGSTPNATYRNHGSHAEAVEIEFDPARTTYRDLLEFFFQIHDPTTKNRQGNDIGASYRSAIYYADDRQRTTALDTIADVEASGLWPGSVVTEVEPLGDFWEAEPEHQDYLERIPDGYTCHFPRPGWKLPRR, encoded by the coding sequence ATGGCGCAGAGCACGGAGAAGGCAGTACTGGCGGGCGGGTGTTTCTGGGGGATGCAGGACCTGATCCGCAAGCAGCCCGGCGTCACCGCGACCCGTGTGGGGTACTCGGGCGGCTCGACGCCGAACGCCACCTACCGCAACCACGGGTCGCACGCCGAGGCCGTGGAGATCGAGTTCGACCCCGCGCGGACGACGTACCGGGATCTCCTGGAGTTCTTCTTCCAGATCCACGACCCCACGACGAAGAACCGCCAGGGCAACGACATCGGCGCCAGCTACCGGTCGGCGATCTACTACGCCGACGACCGGCAGCGCACCACGGCGCTCGACACCATCGCCGACGTCGAGGCGAGCGGCCTGTGGCCGGGCAGCGTGGTCACCGAGGTGGAGCCGCTCGGCGACTTCTGGGAGGCCGAGCCCGAGCACCAGGACTACCTGGAGCGCATTCCCGACGGCTACACCTGCCACTTCCCCCGCCCGGGCTGGAAGCTGCCGCGCCGCTGA
- a CDS encoding MupA/Atu3671 family FMN-dependent luciferase-like monooxygenase, with protein sequence MDLSLFFFADSATTGDQYRLLLDSARFADTHGFRAVWTPERHFHSFGGQYPNPSLTGAALAAVTERVAIRAGSVVAPLHHPVRIAEEWSVVDNMSGGRVGVSFASGWHAGDFVLRPDNFKDRKNIMVETADTVQRLWRGEEVEFDDAEGERRAVRLFPRPIQPELPVWITAAGSPQTFRIAGRLGTGVLTHQLGQDHDALGRNIATYREALADEHGARARGHVALMLHTMLGEDREQVRELVREPLTGYLRSSMDLIAADPAAPGPDGFDLNRIPSRDREFMLARSFDRLFTGAGLFGTVDDGVRVVRRLAAMGVDEIACLIDFGVGREDVLRSLHYLDALRARVAGPDGAESPDGAEG encoded by the coding sequence ATGGACCTCAGCCTCTTCTTCTTCGCCGACAGCGCCACCACCGGGGACCAGTACCGGCTGCTGCTGGACAGCGCCCGCTTCGCCGACACCCACGGCTTTCGGGCCGTGTGGACGCCGGAGCGGCACTTCCACAGCTTCGGCGGCCAGTACCCGAATCCCTCGCTGACCGGCGCCGCGCTGGCCGCCGTGACCGAGCGGGTGGCGATCCGGGCCGGCAGCGTGGTCGCCCCGCTGCACCATCCGGTCCGCATCGCCGAGGAGTGGTCCGTCGTCGACAACATGTCCGGCGGTCGCGTGGGGGTCTCCTTCGCCTCCGGCTGGCACGCCGGGGACTTCGTGCTCCGGCCGGACAACTTCAAGGACCGCAAGAACATCATGGTCGAGACGGCCGATACGGTGCAGCGGCTCTGGCGGGGCGAGGAGGTCGAGTTCGACGACGCCGAGGGCGAGCGACGTGCCGTCCGGCTGTTCCCGCGCCCGATCCAGCCCGAACTGCCGGTGTGGATCACGGCCGCCGGCTCCCCGCAGACCTTCCGGATCGCGGGCCGGCTGGGCACGGGCGTGCTGACCCACCAGCTCGGCCAGGACCACGATGCGCTGGGGCGCAACATCGCGACCTACCGGGAGGCGCTCGCCGACGAGCACGGCGCCCGGGCCCGCGGCCACGTGGCGCTGATGCTGCACACCATGCTCGGCGAGGATCGCGAGCAGGTGCGCGAACTGGTCCGTGAACCGCTGACCGGGTACCTGCGCAGCTCGATGGACCTCATCGCGGCGGATCCGGCCGCCCCGGGGCCGGACGGCTTCGACCTGAACCGGATCCCCTCCCGGGACCGGGAGTTCATGCTCGCCCGCTCCTTCGACCGCCTCTTCACCGGTGCCGGCCTCTTCGGCACGGTCGACGACGGTGTCCGGGTGGTCCGCAGGCTCGCCGCGATGGGGGTGGACGAGATCGCGTGCCTCATCGACTTCGGCGTGGGCCGCGAGGACGTGCTGCGCTCGCTCCACTACCTCGACGCACTGCGAGCACGGGTGGCCGGCCCGGACGGTGCGGAGAGCCCGGACGGCGCGGAGGGCTGA
- a CDS encoding acyl carrier protein has protein sequence MADTDLTTTDALREALEAVLKKDLPELTPQLRLFSDLALDSTSVIELLMALEDTLGLQIDPDELTPDVFETVGALTAYIDSCLSADLPAGHGPVR, from the coding sequence ATGGCCGACACCGACCTCACCACGACCGACGCCCTGCGGGAGGCACTGGAGGCGGTCCTGAAGAAGGACCTGCCCGAACTGACCCCGCAGCTGCGGCTCTTCAGCGACCTGGCGCTGGACTCCACCAGCGTGATCGAGCTGCTGATGGCCCTGGAGGACACCCTGGGGCTGCAGATCGACCCGGACGAGCTGACCCCGGACGTCTTCGAGACGGTCGGCGCGCTGACCGCGTACATCGACTCGTGCCTGTCCGCCGACCTGCCCGCCGGGCACGGGCCGGTGCGCTGA
- a CDS encoding acyl-CoA dehydrogenase family protein has product MTVVELDERLRALRGTAAEMADELRAHASALDAEPYEMKPHLGVAAFDLIRRCTTPPRFGDPLRLGRFSYAAGSSLDTLVWMIELARGDAGMVLAAPGPSLAGILVDQLGDERQQEFFHRTVADGTTWAFFAVTEPGRGSDASAMETALAREAPGLYRLNGTKKYIGNGARGAVGVVFARTGSGPLSIRAALVEAAAPGFRARDLETAGLRGAALGEIALADVPVPEERLLAAHLPPTRRGLWGAVRVFNTVRPQVAALAVGTGLACLDLVRAERPKAPGFEAVAARLEACRGLTLEAGAALDRDRDDGLRSSAAKIAAVAAAREAGRWAVRSLGPAAPVDHPLLEKWLRDVSAFEFMEGTSDIQRLNVARSVTRGRVRTGGQP; this is encoded by the coding sequence ATGACCGTGGTCGAGCTCGACGAACGCCTCCGGGCCCTGCGCGGCACCGCCGCGGAGATGGCGGACGAGCTGCGCGCACACGCGTCCGCGCTGGACGCGGAGCCGTACGAGATGAAGCCGCACCTCGGGGTCGCGGCCTTCGACCTGATCCGCCGTTGCACGACGCCGCCGCGTTTCGGCGACCCGCTGCGCCTCGGCCGGTTCAGTTACGCGGCGGGGTCGTCGCTGGACACCCTGGTGTGGATGATCGAACTCGCCCGCGGCGATGCCGGGATGGTGCTGGCCGCGCCGGGGCCGAGCCTGGCCGGCATCCTCGTCGACCAGCTCGGCGACGAGCGGCAGCAGGAGTTCTTCCACCGCACGGTGGCCGACGGCACCACCTGGGCCTTCTTCGCCGTGACCGAACCGGGCCGCGGCAGCGACGCCAGTGCTATGGAGACCGCTCTGGCCCGGGAGGCCCCGGGGCTGTACCGGCTGAACGGGACGAAGAAGTACATCGGCAACGGCGCCCGCGGCGCCGTCGGCGTGGTCTTCGCCCGGACGGGCAGCGGACCGCTGTCGATCCGGGCCGCGCTGGTCGAAGCGGCCGCTCCCGGCTTTCGGGCGCGTGACCTGGAGACGGCCGGACTGCGGGGCGCGGCACTCGGCGAGATCGCCCTCGCGGACGTCCCCGTCCCGGAGGAACGGCTGCTGGCCGCCCATCTGCCGCCCACCCGGCGCGGCCTGTGGGGGGCGGTACGGGTGTTCAACACCGTCCGGCCCCAGGTGGCCGCGCTCGCGGTCGGCACGGGACTGGCCTGCCTGGACCTCGTCCGGGCCGAACGGCCGAAGGCTCCCGGCTTTGAGGCCGTGGCGGCCCGGCTGGAGGCCTGCCGCGGGCTGACCCTGGAGGCCGGCGCCGCGCTGGACCGGGACCGCGACGACGGCCTGCGCTCCAGCGCCGCCAAGATCGCCGCGGTGGCTGCGGCCCGCGAGGCCGGCCGCTGGGCGGTGCGCTCGCTCGGCCCGGCGGCCCCGGTCGACCACCCCTTGCTGGAGAAGTGGCTCCGCGACGTGTCCGCCTTCGAGTTCATGGAGGGCACCAGCGACATCCAGCGGCTGAACGTCGCACGCTCCGTGACGAGGGGACGGGTCCGGACGGGCGGGCAGCCATGA